Proteins from a single region of Megachile rotundata isolate GNS110a chromosome 7, iyMegRotu1, whole genome shotgun sequence:
- the LOC143264749 gene encoding uncharacterized protein LOC143264749 gives MTSIIRVKYASKDVNEKNTQFDGAEKEILININCPIQLILNYIRYVVDIEDTTEFDLCDEINCQLRKVSYFEPYTPGYNVFQADLIYLIVTFQRDINGQMTNFVPLLTGKAAKRCTDILLKSSVSVKKNSSKSSIKKDNSTIK, from the exons ATGACATCAATCATTCGAGTCAAATATGCCAGTAAGGACGTTAATGAAAAGAATACACAGTTTGATGGTGCAGAaaaggaaattttaataaatatcaactgtcctattcaattaatattgaattatatcCGATATGTTGTGGACATAGAAGATACAA CTGAATTTGATTTATGTGATGAAATTAATTGTCAACTGAGAAAAGTTTCATACTTTGAACCTTATACACCTGGTTACAATGTCTTTCAAGcggatttaatttatttgatagTTACATTTCAAC GTGATATAAATGGTCAAATGACAAATTTTGTGCCACTGCTTACTGGAAAGGCAGCAAAGAGATGTACCGATATACTATTAAAATCTAGTGTTTCTGTTAAAAAGAATTCATCTAAATCTTCTATAAAAAAAGACAATAGTACAATAAAGTAA
- the LOC100876061 gene encoding uncharacterized protein LOC100876061 — MYPAKRLLGIASPYSKRFLNKYLTSKPSKNEEIEVPKASEKNEKTEQGEENEKNIVVNYYDQITAIGINRPDKKNCLNVATAEELSKELDKFENDENSVVGVLYGVGGNFCSGYDLKEIAQYNGKNEEVLPQFSVLSNRNSLCKKPLIAAINGYALGVGLELALMCDLRVIEESALLGFTNRRFNIPILSGGTVRLPALIGYSRAMDLILTGRILRAKEAFTWGLANRYTCEGAVLGEAVTVAKSFVKFSQKVLLADRASAHFATFSAKEIEEALQFEKDNASHLVFEEGVKGAKRFVDGNVGRHGHFQNITNIDLEFKELDKDLL; from the exons ATGTATCCTGCAAAAAGATTGTTAGGAATAGCTAGCCCATATAGCAAACGTTTcctgaataaatatttaacctcTAAGCCATCCAAGAATGAGGAAATTGAAGTTCCAAAAG CTTCAGAGAAGAATGAGAAGACTGAGCAGGGTGAGGAGAATGAGAAGAATATTGTAGTAAATTATTACGATCAAATTACTGCAATTGGTATAAATCGTCCAGACAAGAAGAACTGCTTAAATGTTGCAACTGCAGAAGAACTCTCAAAGGAGTTAGATAAATTTGAGAATGACGAAAACTCTGTAGTAGGTGTACTTTATGGTGTTGGAGGAAACTTTTGTAGTGGCTATGATCTCAAAGAAATTGCACAGTACAATGGAAAGAATGAAGAAGTTTTACCACAGTTTAGCGTATTG agtAACAGAAACAGCTTATGTAAAAAGCCATTGATAGCTGCCATAAATGGATACGCTTTAGGTGTAGGATTGGAACTTGCTTTAATGTGTGACTTAAGAGTGATAGAAGAAAGTGCTTTGTTAGGGTTTACTAATAGACgttttaatattccaatattaAGTGGTGGTACTGTCCGGTTACCGGCCCTCATTGGTTATTCAAGAGCAATGGACCTTATCTTAACAGGTCGAATTCTCAGAGCAAAAGAAGCATTTACATGGGGTTTAGCCAATCGATACACATGCGAGGGTGCAG TACTAGGTGAAGCAGTGACAGTTGCAAAATCTTTTGTCAAATTTTCTCAAAAGGTATTGCTTGCTGATCGTGCTTCTGCACATTTTGCCACATTTTCTGCCAAAGAAATAGAAGAAGCTTTACAATTTGAGAAAGACAATGCATCTCATTTAGTATTTGAAGAAGGCGTCAAAGGAGCAAAAAGGTTTGTCGACGGAAATGTGGGCAGACATGGACactttcaaaatattacaaatatagatttagaatttaaagaattagatAAAGATCTATTATAA